One window from the genome of Dermacentor silvarum isolate Dsil-2018 chromosome 5, BIME_Dsil_1.4, whole genome shotgun sequence encodes:
- the LOC119454627 gene encoding keratin-associated protein 21-1-like — MNGYTLLAFLGVIAAAYAGGYGLGYGHGLGYGHGYGLGYGYGHGYGHGYGHGYGHGHHGAVVATSVQKTVHHAPARAVAVGVAHGYGHGLGYGHGLGYGHGLGYGHGLGYGLALGHGYGYGHGFGHYG; from the exons ATGAACGGATAC ACCCTCCTCGCCTTCCTTGGCGTCATCGCCGCTGCCTACGCCGGCGGCTACGGCCTCGGCTACGGCCATGGTCTCGGCTATGGCCACGGATACGGTCTTGGTTATGGCTATGGCCACGGCTACGGACACGGCTATGGCCACGGCTACGGACACGGTCACCACGGTGCCGTTGTTGCCACCTCTGTGCAGAAGACTGTTCATCATGCTCCAGCTCGTG CTGTTGCTGTTGGCGTTGCTCACGGCTACGGCCATGGTCTTGGCTACGGCCATGGTCTTGGCTATGGACACGGTCTTGGCTACGGACACGGTCTTGGCTACGGTCTTGCCCTCGGCCACGGTTACGGCTACGGTCATGGCTTCGGACACTACGGCTAA